Proteins co-encoded in one Maylandia zebra isolate NMK-2024a linkage group LG16, Mzebra_GT3a, whole genome shotgun sequence genomic window:
- the LOC112436123 gene encoding uncharacterized protein LOC112436123, producing the protein MSQSARNFVAQILSNEELINTLANACSGQPNICTSVPHRTTDEEIYSLFHRGRPNAVNLSGQITPGYPANVMENVPSTSQECPTTGPIYNLRPFTRKGPRQKRFPAQLSRSHSVAQSFTKEVILLPDHLTTHVPRRNKKAWLFENGHIKSALEFSCDWDSDKVMQAIRTAFQPVVEGCRLQILLACHTKLVEPSLTSKQTLNGDLVKKLFHQKSIYVRPDKVILCEDNESTYSDGESSHTSRQDFTETLNSDKCVEISKEVPSAIPIVNAQSMSVDDEVIWCVATQDVCTVESSISADTLTMSTNPAVVATDEDEPYSSGTSAFVSDNTPGVSVGSSASVTGDTRVFSSNTSSVSNGPTQPSLSSTSYSTYLGLFEEEYLSDDPDLQEAISRSLDSSASESDVQSLERILEQIVTRVNNDSAVRFNIIRRNVWDGASRAMGRSNFSPEKKIDVKFTDDYGISEGAVDNGGPTREFFRLCLCEVKDKLGIFEGPPNAKVLTCNSKAMKDNGYYYAGQIMAMSIAHGGQSPCFLSELFYECLQKGPDNVKVSTDHITDEETRSQVQSVSIFSFGSFNFIVGLFLLVQHFY; encoded by the exons ATGAGCCAGTCCGCACGGAATTTTGTGGCTCAAATTCTAAGTAATGAGGAGCTAATTAACACCTTGGCAAATGCATGTTCTGGCCAACCTAATATTTGTACTAGTGTACCGCATCGTACTACTGATGAAGAAATTTATTCACTTTTTCATCGTGGAAGACCAAATGCAGTGAACCTCTCCGGTCAGATAACCCCTGGCTATCCAGCTAACGTTATGGAGAACGTGCCTTCCACATCACAGGAGTGCCCCACAACAGGTCCCATCTACAATCTTAGACCTTTTACTCGAAAGGGCCCAAGGCAGAAGAG GTTTCCAGCACAACTAAGCAGGTCACATTCTGTGGCTCAGTCTTTCACCAAAGAAGTGATTCTCTTGCCAGACCATCTAACTACACATGTGCCAAGGCGTAACAAAAAAGCTTGGCTTTTTGAAAATGGACATATAAAATCTGCACTGGAGTTTAGCTGTGACTGGGACTCAGACAAAGTAATGCAGGCAATAAGGACTGCCTTCCAGCCAGTTGTTGAAGGATGCAG GCTACAGATTTTGCTGGCATGCCACACCAAACTAGTTGAGCCATCACTCACTTccaaacagactttgaatggaGACCTTGTGAAAAAACTGTTTCATCAGAAGTCAATTTATGTCAGACCTGACAAGGTCATCTTATGTGAGGACAATGAATCA ACATATTCTGATGGAGAGAGTAGCCATACAAGCAGGCAGGATTTCACAGAAACGTTGAATTCTGACAAATGCG TTGAAATTTCTAAAGAAGTTCCCTCAGCCATTCCCATTGTTAACGCACAGTCCATGTCTGTTGATGATGAGGTCATCTGGTGCGTTGCTACCCAAGATGTTTGTACTGTTGAATCTTCCATCTCTGCTGACACCCTCACAATGTCCACCAATCCTGCTGTCGTTGCTACTGATGAGGATGAGCCTTACTCCAGTGGAACATCTGCCTTTGTCAGTGACAACACACCTGGCGTATCAGTGGGTTCTTCTGCCAGTGTTACTGGTGACACACGTGTCTTCTCTAGTAACACCTCCAGTGTGTCCAATGGACCTACCCAGCCAAGTTTATCCAGCACATCCTACAG TACATATCTTGGCCTGTTTGAGGAAGAATACCTGTCAGATGACCCCGACCTCCAAGAAGCCATTTCAAGGTCTTTAGACTCAAGTGCAAGTGAAAG TGACGTCCAGAGCTTAGAGAGAATCTTGGAGCAGATTGTTACTAGAGTAAATAATGACAGCGCTGTACGCTTCAACATCATAAGGCGAAATGTGTGGGATGGAGCATCCAGAGCCATGGGCAGATCCAATTTTTCACCAGAGAAAAAAATAGATGTGAAGTTTACTGATGACTATGGAATATCTGAGGGTGCTGTTGACAATGGAGGACCTACTCGGGAGTTCTTCCGACTTTGCCTCTGTGAAGTCAAGGACAAACTTGGCATCTTTGAAGGTCCACCCAATGCTAAAGTTCTTACGTGCAATTCTAAAG CAATGAAAGATAATGGATACTACTATGCTGGCCAGATCATGGCAATGTCAATTGCCCACGGGGGACAGAGTCCATGTTTCTTGTCTGAACTCTTCTATGAGTGTCTTCAAAAGGGTCCAGACAATGTAAAAGTCAGCACTGATCATATTACTGATGAGGAAACAAGGTCACAAGTGCAGTCGGTGAGCATATTTTCCTTTGGTTCTTTCAATTTCATTGTaggtctttttttgcttgtccaACATTTTTACTAA